The Manis javanica isolate MJ-LG chromosome 2, MJ_LKY, whole genome shotgun sequence genome contains a region encoding:
- the LOC108392179 gene encoding lysozyme-like protein 1 — protein sequence MKAAGILALISCLVTATESKIYTRCKLAKIFSRAGLDNYHGFSLGNWICMAYYESRYNTMAQTVLDDGSTDYGIFQINSFTWCRHAKLQEKNRCHVACSALLTDDLTDAIICAKKIVKETEGMDYWQGWKKHCEGRDLSEWKKGCDIS from the exons ATGAAGGCTGCTGGCATCTTGGCCCTGATCAGCTGCCTGGTCACTGCTACGGAGTCCAAAATCTACACTCGCTGTAAACTGGCAAAGATATTTTCGAGGGCTGGCCTGGACAATTACCACGGCTTTAGCCTTGGAAACT GGATCTGCATGGCATACTATGAGAGCCGCTACAATACCATGGCTCAGACTGTCCTGGATGATGGCAGCACAGACTATGGCATTTTCCAGATAAACAGTTTCACATGGTGCAGACATGCAAAGTTACAAGAGAAGAACCGCTGTCATGTTGCCTGCTCAG CCTTGCTTACTGACGACCTCACAGATGCAATTATCTGTGCCAAGAAAATCGTTAAGGAGACCGAGGGGATGGACTATTG GCAAGGCTGGAAGAAACACTGTGAGGGCAGAGATCTGTCTGAGTGGAAAAAAGGATGTGACATTTCATAA